The Silene latifolia isolate original U9 population chromosome X, ASM4854445v1, whole genome shotgun sequence genome contains the following window.
cactcctagacgtcacctcattaagtaactagggacaaaaataCAATGTTAGTCCAGTTCAGTTTAATAGGGTTCGACgttgtcactacaacctattcggacaaaacaaagtatataaattcagataaaactgaatataagagttaaacgataaatgcaattatcatatatgaaataataaatacaatatctttttctggtgaaatgtgagtgtgtatatatatatttcaAAAAACTTATCCAATTACAAAAGGACCAAAAAGCTTTCTACAAATAGAAACAAACAACATTTATATTAACAGAAACCAACCCAAGTCCTTGCATCCAACTCAGTTTGTCCACCTCTACGATCAGTAAATCTGCGAATTCGTTGTTGGACCACCATCTTCATCCGTTCTGCCACTATCACATGTCTCATAACACTAAACTGAGTTCGAGCATGATTACGTTGAAACCAAACTGTGTACCTGTAGCAAGACAGCACCATAGCTAGAGCTTTCCATTTCATGTTGCTGCCAGAAACATTCAGCAGCTCACTATCAGTGGGGAAAGGACGTTCAATCCAATCTTCAACATATTTCTGAACTTGACAACTGAACTTACATTCAGTGAACAGATGCTCAATAGTTTCAGACTGTTCAGCACATAGGACACACAAGTCATCCTGACAGCATCCATAAGTAAAGAGTTTAGCTTTAGTATTCAGGCCACCCTGCATTATCAGCCAGGAATTGAAGGAATGTTTGGGCACATTCCATTCATTCCAAACTATTTTTGTCCAATGCTGAGTAGGAGTTGTTCCCATAAGCCATTCATATCCATTGCCAATTGTATAACCTTTTTGATGAGGAGCCCAGCAATTATCAATGAATCCATTCTTAAGCTGCTCCTTCACCTTACATATAGTCTTCCAAGTCCAAGTAGAGTCATTTGCAGGTGTATAATCATTCCAGTTCGTTCCTTTGAGATAAACACTATCTATCCATTTAATCCAGAGCCTGTCAGCCTTCACATATAACCAATTCACCAGTTTTCCAACTGAAGCAATGTTCCAAGTGCTGGCTTTTTTAATCCCAAGTCCTCCTGCAGATTTTGACATGGTTACTCTGTCCCA
Protein-coding sequences here:
- the LOC141619312 gene encoding uncharacterized protein LOC141619312, with translation MNVDLQTDILSVTRFQEGKMPFRYLGVPIQPGKVSKKECSSLVEKMVTRIRSIGAKKLSYAGRVVLINSVLNTLYNYWAAMFVIPKAAIKRVEAICRNFLWDSSTEYHRVPLVGWDRVTMSKSAGGLGIKKASTWNIASVGKLVNWLYVKADRLWIKWIDSVYLKGTNWNDYTPANDSTWTWKTICKVKEQLKNGFIDNCWAPHQKGYTIGNGYEWLMGTTPTQHWTKIVWNEWNVPKHSFNSWLIMQGGLNTKAKLFTYGCCQDDLCVLCAEQSETIEHLFTECKFSCQVQKYVEDWIERPFPTDSELLNVSGSNMKWKALAMVLSCYRYTVWFQRNHARTQFSVMRHVIVAERMKMVVQQRIRRFTDRRGGQTELDARTWVGFC